The proteins below are encoded in one region of Pseudomonas putida NBRC 14164:
- a CDS encoding DOPA decarboxylase encodes MTPEQFRQYGHQLIDLIADYRQTVGERPVMAQVEPGYLKAALPDTAPQQGEPFEAILDDVNQLVMPGLSHWQHPDFYGYFPSNGTLSSVLGDFLSTGLGVLGLSWQSSPALSELEETTLDWLRQLLGLSGQWSGVIQDTASTSTLVALISARERASDYALVRGGLQAQAKPLIVYVSAHAHSSVDKAALLAGFGRDNIRLIPTDERYALRPEALQAAIEQDLAAGNQPCAVVATTGTTTTTALDPLRPIGEIAQAHGLWLHVDSAMAGSAMILPECRWMWDGIELADSVVVNAHKWLGVAFDCSIYYVRDPQHLIRVMSTNPSYLQSAVDSEVKNLRDWGIPLGRRFRALKLWFMLRSEGVEALQARLRRDLDNARWLAEQVGAAAQWEVLAPVQLQTLCIRHRPAGLEGEALDAHTKGWAERLNASGDAYVTPATLDGRWMVRVSVGALPTEREHVEKLWERLQEVVAG; translated from the coding sequence GTGACCCCCGAACAATTCCGCCAGTACGGCCACCAACTGATCGACCTGATTGCCGACTACCGCCAGACCGTCGGCGAGCGCCCGGTCATGGCCCAGGTCGAGCCTGGCTACCTCAAGGCTGCCTTGCCCGACACCGCTCCCCAGCAAGGTGAGCCTTTCGAAGCCATCCTCGACGACGTCAACCAGCTGGTCATGCCCGGCCTGTCCCATTGGCAGCACCCGGACTTCTACGGCTACTTCCCCTCCAACGGTACGCTGTCCTCGGTACTTGGCGACTTCCTCAGCACCGGCCTGGGCGTGTTGGGCCTGTCGTGGCAGTCCAGCCCGGCCCTGAGCGAGCTGGAAGAAACCACCCTCGACTGGCTGCGCCAGTTGCTCGGCCTGTCCGGCCAATGGAGCGGGGTGATCCAGGACACGGCCTCTACCAGTACCCTGGTGGCACTGATCAGCGCCCGCGAGCGCGCCAGCGACTACGCACTGGTGCGCGGTGGCTTGCAAGCCCAGGCCAAACCCCTGATCGTCTATGTCAGCGCCCACGCCCACAGTTCGGTGGACAAGGCCGCGCTGCTGGCAGGCTTTGGCCGCGACAACATCCGCCTGATCCCGACCGACGAGCGCTACGCGCTGCGTCCGGAGGCGCTGCAGGCAGCCATCGAGCAGGACCTGGCAGCGGGCAACCAGCCATGCGCCGTGGTGGCCACCACCGGCACCACGACCACCACGGCACTGGACCCGCTGCGCCCGATCGGCGAGATCGCCCAGGCCCATGGCCTGTGGCTGCATGTGGACTCAGCCATGGCCGGTTCGGCGATGATCCTGCCCGAGTGCCGCTGGATGTGGGACGGCATCGAGCTGGCCGATTCGGTAGTGGTCAATGCGCACAAGTGGCTGGGTGTGGCCTTCGACTGCTCGATCTACTACGTGCGGGATCCGCAGCACCTGATCCGGGTAATGAGCACCAACCCCAGCTACCTGCAATCGGCGGTGGATAGCGAGGTAAAGAACCTGCGTGACTGGGGCATACCGCTGGGCCGTCGGTTCCGCGCGTTGAAGCTGTGGTTCATGTTGCGCAGCGAGGGTGTAGAAGCGTTGCAGGCGCGGCTGCGGCGTGACCTGGACAATGCCCGGTGGCTGGCGGAGCAGGTAGGGGCGGCTGCGCAGTGGGAAGTGCTGGCACCGGTGCAATTGCAGACCTTGTGCATTCGCCATCGGCCGGCGGGGCTGGAAGGGGAGGCGCTGGATGCGCATACCAAGGGGTGGGCCGAGCGGCTGAATGCGTCCGGGGATGCGTACGTGACGCCAGCGACGCTGGACGGGCGATGGATGGTGCGGGTGTCGGTGGGTGCGCTGCCGACTGAGCGGGAGCATGTCGAGAAGCTTTGGGAGAGGTTGCAGGAAGTGGTTGCAGGCTGA
- a CDS encoding MFS transporter, whose product MAHSSSQAKKATASGWIGSALEYYDFFIYAQAAALIFPQIFFPNTDPKMAIIASLATYGVGYLARPVGAFVLGHWGDTRGRKNVLLLCMFLMGLSTMAVGLLPTYHDIGYLAPALLVVLRLIQGFAVAGEISGASSMIMEHAPFGRRGYYASFTLQGVQAGQVLAAAVFLPLAYFMPSEAFTEWGWRIPFLMSAIVLIAGFIIRKEVHETPAFVKEEKQDKVAKSPISEAFRHSWKHMVLVMFMALMNVIPVVATIFGAAYAVQPAYGIGFDKSVYLWIPVVGNIVAVLVIPFVGNLSDKIGRRPTMIAGCLGSGLLAFVYLYAISIQNVPMAFAASIVMWGMVYQGYNAVFPSFYPELFHTRYRVSAMAIAQNIGTMLTAMLPALFALIAPPGSDNIPLVVGSLAFFITCVCALAAYIAPETHRLTMEDLGNPNAKPMEKAAYEASRKGSFQAVSH is encoded by the coding sequence ATGGCTCACTCCAGCTCGCAAGCCAAAAAAGCGACCGCCAGTGGATGGATAGGCTCGGCACTCGAGTACTACGACTTCTTCATCTACGCCCAGGCCGCTGCACTGATTTTCCCGCAGATCTTCTTCCCCAATACCGACCCGAAAATGGCCATCATCGCCTCGTTGGCCACCTACGGCGTGGGCTACCTGGCGCGTCCGGTCGGTGCTTTCGTGCTGGGCCACTGGGGTGACACCCGCGGTCGCAAGAACGTACTGCTGCTCTGCATGTTCCTGATGGGCCTGTCGACCATGGCGGTAGGCCTGCTGCCCACCTACCACGACATCGGCTACCTCGCGCCGGCCTTGCTGGTGGTACTGCGCCTGATCCAGGGCTTTGCCGTGGCGGGGGAAATCTCCGGGGCCAGCTCCATGATCATGGAGCACGCGCCGTTCGGTCGAAGAGGCTACTACGCCAGTTTCACCCTGCAAGGCGTGCAGGCCGGCCAGGTACTGGCGGCGGCAGTGTTCCTGCCACTGGCCTACTTCATGCCTAGCGAAGCCTTCACCGAATGGGGCTGGCGCATTCCGTTCCTGATGAGCGCCATCGTGCTGATCGCAGGCTTCATCATCCGCAAGGAAGTGCATGAAACCCCGGCATTCGTGAAGGAAGAGAAGCAGGACAAGGTTGCCAAGTCGCCCATCAGCGAAGCCTTCCGTCACAGCTGGAAGCACATGGTGCTGGTGATGTTCATGGCCCTGATGAACGTGATCCCGGTGGTAGCCACCATCTTCGGTGCGGCCTACGCGGTGCAGCCGGCCTATGGCATCGGCTTCGACAAGAGCGTGTACCTGTGGATTCCGGTGGTCGGCAACATCGTCGCAGTGCTGGTGATCCCGTTTGTCGGCAACCTGTCGGACAAGATTGGCCGTCGACCGACCATGATCGCCGGTTGCCTGGGCTCTGGCCTGCTGGCCTTCGTCTACCTGTATGCAATCAGCATCCAGAACGTGCCAATGGCGTTCGCCGCCTCGATCGTGATGTGGGGCATGGTCTACCAGGGTTACAACGCGGTGTTCCCAAGCTTCTACCCAGAGCTGTTCCACACCCGCTACCGCGTTTCGGCCATGGCCATCGCACAGAACATCGGCACCATGCTGACCGCCATGCTGCCGGCGCTGTTCGCCCTGATTGCACCACCTGGCTCGGACAACATCCCGCTGGTAGTCGGTAGCCTGGCGTTCTTCATCACCTGCGTGTGCGCCCTGGCCGCTTACATCGCCCCGGAAACCCATCGCCTGACGATGGAAGACCTGGGTAACCCGAACGCCAAGCCGATGGAAAAGGCAGCGTATGAAGCTAGCCGTAAAGGTAGCTTTCAGGCAGTGAGCCACTGA